The genomic DNA TGGCGCGCGCGCTTGGCGGCGTAGATGACCAGTGCGTACTTGCTCGACGCGCGATCGAGCAGCTCGTCGATGGGTGGGTTGGTGATGCCCAGCGGCGTGTCGTAGGCGGTGGCGGCGTCGGAGTCGAGGCTCTCGACAGGGTTGCTCACGAAGAAATCTCCCGGTGTTTCGGAGTAGCTGCTGGATGTCTGATGGGCTTGTCCGGCGGCCTCTCCAACACGTTCAGGCGCCCGGACGGTCAACGGCCCACCAGCAAGGATACCAATTCAGCGCACGCCGACTCCAATTCAGCGTTGACGACGACCGTGTCGAAGCTGTCCTGGGCGGCCAGTTCGGCTCGCGCGGTGTCGAGTCTGCGAGCCATGACCTCTGGAGTCTCGGTGCCGCGGCCGACGAGTCGGCTCTCCAGGGCGTCCCAGCTGGGTGGGGCCAGGAAGACCGACACCGCCTCGGGCATCGCCTTCTTGACCGCCTGTGCCCCGGCCAGGTCGACCTCGATCAGCACGGGACGCCCGGCGCGGGCGGCCTCTCGGACGGGTCTGGCGGGCGTGCCCGAGCGGTGCAGGCCGCCGTGGATGTCGGCCCACTCGAGCAGTTCGCCGTCGTCGATCAGTTGCTGAAACCGTTCGGGGGTGACGAAGGCGTAGTCGACGCCGTCCACCTCACCCGGTCGCGGGGACCTGGTGGTGGCGGAGACGCTGAAGTGCAGGTCGGGAATCCGTTCGCGCAGACATCGCACGACGCTGGACTTACCGACAGCAGAGGGACCGGACAGCACCACGACGCGTGTCATGGCCGTCCGGCCCCTCGGCCGGCGAACACTTGATCCCTAATCGCTGGTGAAGTCGAACTTCTCCAGGAGGGCCTTGCGCTGACGATCGCCGAGGCCGCGCAGGCGGCGGGTCGGAGCGATCTCCAGCTCGGTCATGATCTCCTGAGCCTTGACCTTGCCGACCTTGGGCAGGGCCTCCAGCAGTGCGGAGACCTTCATCTTGCCCAAGACCTCGTCGGTCTCGGCGTCCTTGAGAACCTGCTTGAGGTTGGTGCCGCCGCGCTTGAGTCGATCCTTTAGTTCGGCTCGCGCTCGACGTGCGGCAGCAGCCTTCTCCAACGCTGCCGCGCGCTGCTCGTCGGTCAACTGGGGAAGGGCCACGGGGTTCCTCCGTCTCTTGCCGTCATGTGTTGTGTCTTGACTGGTTAGACAACCAGCCAGCGGGGACGACCGTACCCACGCTGACTGACGAAAGCTAACCCCACCCCCGGCTCGAGGAGCCGTTTTCCCAGCGTGTAGGACGCCAGCGAACCATGCCGGCGCCCCCGGAATCGCGCCTCACCCGGCGCCAAGAAGCGTCGTCGACCTCGGATGTGCCTGTTCACCAGCGGTTTTGGCGCGGCGCCCCGATCCGGGACGGCACGCCCGACCCAGCAGGCCCGGCGATGCCGGTTGGCGGCACCCCCGCTGGGGAGAAATTTTCCCAGGTCACCGCGTGTCGGGCGTGTCGGAACGCGCAGTCCACGACCCGGGCGTCACCCCCGTCACTCCAGTGACAGGCGTCACATCAACCCTCACCGAGCACTCACACGCGCCCCGAAGGCCACGCACAGGCAGGCGCCTTAGCGTGCGGTGGTCGGGCCGATCCCGCCGAAGCCGGCCCAACCGAACCAGCCACGGCGCGTGCGGCCGGTGGTGATGACACCGCCGGCCGCACGCCATCGTCGGTTGCGTTCGCCGGCAGTCGTTCTCGACTCACCAACGGACGCACAGCGCGCACCTAAGCCGACCACAGAGCCGACCCATCCCCGCTTCCTAGCGTCACCGGTACGTGCGGCGAACACGCGCCTCGCGAACGGAGACGGAGTCGAACGACATGACCTTCAAGACAGCCCTGAGCGCATCGACGATCGCGATCGGCGTCGGACTCGGTGCGTTGGCCGGGATGGGCACCGCCGCGGCGAATCCGGGCCAGCCCTGCAACGCACCGGGCGCCCCGGCATGCCAGGACCAGCGCGGAGCAAACGATCAGAACCGCGGCAACACCCCGACCGACTGGCGGCAGCGCGGGGCTGACCAGGCCCGTCAGGACCACCAGCCGTTCAACTGGAACGGTCAGCAGGTCAACCCCATGCGTGCGGGCAACGGCGACGGCTGGGGCTTCTGGTTCCTCGGGCAGTGGATCCGGCTCTAGCCGGCACCCGCTAGCGCGCCAGGTGTGCGACGGCGTCCCGCATGCGCTCCCCCACCGTGCGGAGCGCCGCCACATCGGGCCCGGCTCGCAGCACGTCGCGCGAGACGGCGGGCAGCAGCGTGCCCGGTGCGGCGCCGCCCAGCCCTGCCAACGCCTCGGGCCGCCCGCCCTGGGCGCCCACGCCCGGCACCAGCACCGGGCCGTTCAGGGCCGTCAGGTCGGGCACCTCCGACAGCGTGGCGCCCACCACGACCCCCACCGAACCCAAGCCCACCGAAGCGACGTTCTCCGCCGCCGCATGGTCGACGATCGACTGCGCGACGGACCTGCCGTCGGCGATGGCGCGCTGCACGTCGGCACCCTCGGGGTTCGACGTCGCGGCGAGGACGAACACGCCGCGCTCGTTGGCCGCGGCCAAGTCCAGCAGCGGACGCAGCGACCCGAACCCCAGGTACGGCGACGCGGTCACGGCGTCGCACGACAGCGGCGATGACGCCGCCCAGGCGGCGGCGTAGGCCGCCATCGTGGTGCCGATGTCGCCGCGCTTGGCGTCGGCCAGCACAAGTACCCCGGCGCCGCGCAGCGCGACGATCACGTCCTCCAGCACCGCGAAGCCCGCCGACCCGTACGCCTCGAAGAACGCCACCTGCGGCTTCACCACCGCGAACCCCGCGAACGCCTCGACGCAGGCGTCGGCGAACGCGCGCAGACCGTCGGCGTCCGCGCCGAGACCCCACGCCCGGAGCAGTTCGGGGTGCGGGTCGATGCCGAGGCACAGCGGACCCCGCGCGGACACCGCCTCGGTCAGCCGCGCCCCGAACGTGGTCACGTCCGGCCGTTCGCCTGCTCGCGTGCCCCCATGCTGCTGTGCAACTCCTGCAGCGACATGACGCCGATGTCTCCCCGGATGCCTGCCTCGATGCCCTGCACGGCCGCGGACGCGCCCTGAACGGTCGTCACGCACGGGATGTTCATGGCGACCGCTGCCGAGCGGATCTCGTACCCGTCGACGCGTGGACCGGAGTTGCCGTAGGGAGTGTTGATCACCATGTCGACCTCCCCGGCCTTGATGGCGTCGACGGCCGACGTCGCAGGCCGGTCCGCGCTGGGCGCCTCGAAGTGCTTGCGCACGGTGTCGCACGGAATGCCGTTGCGGCGCAACATCTCGGCGGTTCCCTCGGTGGCCAGCACCCGGAACCCGAGATCGGCCAGCCGCTTGACCGGGAACACCAGTGAGCGCTTGTCCCGGTTGGCCACCGAGACGAAGACCGTACCGGCGGCGGGCAGCGAACCGTATGCCGCGGTCTGGCTCTTGGCGAACGCGGTGCCGAAGTCCCGGTCGATGCCCATCACCTCGCCGGTCGACTTCATCTCCGGGCCGAGCAGCGAGTCGACTTGCGAGCCGTCGGCCTTGCGGAACCGGTTGAACGGCAGCACCGCCTCCTTGACCGCGATGGGCGCGTTCGGTGCGACGTCGGCACCATCGCCGGTCGCGGCGAGCATGCCCTCCTGGCGCAACTGGGCGATGCTCGCGCCCAGCATGATCCGGGCGCAGGCCTTGGCCAGCGGCACGGCCGTCGCCTTCGACACGAACGGGACCGTGCGGCTGGCCCTCGGGTTGGCCTCCAGCACGTAGAGCACGTCGTCCTTGAGCGCGTACTGCACGTTGAGCAGTCCGACGACGCCGATGCCGTGGGCTATGGCCTCGGTCGCATGCCGTACGGCGGCGATGTCCTGCTTACCGAGGGTCACCGGCGGCAGCGCGCACGCCGAGTCGCCGGAGTGGATGCCTGCCTCCTCGATGTGCTCCATCACGCCACCGATGTAGACCTCGGATCCGTCGCACAGGGCGTCGACGTCGATCTCGATGGCATCCTCGAGGAAGCGGTCCACCAGTACGGGGTGCTCGGGCGAGAGTTGCGTGGCGCGAGTGATGTACCCGCGCAACGTCTCATCGTCGTAGACGATCTCCATGCCGCGCCCACCCAGAACGTAGGACGGGCGTACCAGAACCGGGTAACCGATGTCGGCGGCGATGCGTCGGGCCTGCTCGAAGCTGGTCGCCATGCCGAACCGTGGCGCGGGCAACCCGGCGTTCTTGAGCACCTCGCCGAACTCGCCGCGGTCCTCCGCGAGGTCGATGGCCTTGGGGCTGGTGCCGACGATCGGGACGCCGGCGTCGGAGAGTCGCTGGGCCAGGCCCAGCGGCGTCTGCCCACCCAGCTGCACGATCACGCCGACGACACCGGGTCCGCCCGCGCCAGAGGCCGATTCGGCGTGGTAGACCTCGAGGACGTCCTCGAAGGTCAGCGGTTCGAAGTACAGCCGGTCGGCCGTGTCGTAGTCGGTCGACACCGTCTCGGGGTTGCAGTTCACCATCACTGTCTCGAAGCCGACCTCGCTGAGCGTGGTCGCCGCGTGCACACAGCTGTAGTCGAACTCGATGCCCTGACCGATCCGGTTCGGACCCGACCCGAGGATCAGCACCTTCGGCTTGTCGGTCTGCGGAGCCACCTCCGTCTCGGCCGCCGGGTCGATCTCGTAACTGCTGTAGTGGTACGGCGTCTTGGCCTCGAACTCCGCGGCGCAGGTGTCCACCGTCTTGTAGACGGGATGAACTCCCAGCCGCCGCCGCAGCGTCCGCACGCCGTCCTCGCCTGCGAGTTCGGGCCGCAGTGCCGCGATCTGACGGTCCGACAGGCCGCTGTGCTTGGCGGTGCGCAGCAGGTCCTCGTCGAGGACGGGCGCGGCGCGCAGCTCCGCCGCGAGGTGCACCAGGCGAGCGATCTGGTCGACGAACCAGGGGTCGACGCCGGAGGCCTTCGCGACGTCCTCGACCGACGCACCCTGGCGCAGTGCCTGCTCGATGTCGTACAGGCGACCGTCGGTGGGCGTCTTGAGCCGCGTCAACAGCTCCTCGACGGTGATATCGGGATCCACGCCGGTCCAGAAGCCGCCGCGGCCCGGCGTCTCCAGCGACCGCATCACCTTGCCGAACGCCTCGATGAAGTTGCGGCCCAACGACATCGCCTCACCGACCGACTTCATGGTGGTCGTCAGCGTGGGGTCGGCGCCGGGAAACTTCTCGAAGGCGAACCGTGGGGCCTTGACGACGACGTAGTCGAGCGTCGGCTCGAAGCACGCCGGCGTCTCCTTGGTGATGTCGTTGACGATCTCATCGAGGGTGTAGCCGATCGCGAGCTTCGCGGCGATCTTGGCGATCGGGAAGCCGGTCGCCTTCGAGGCCAGGGCACTCGACCTGGAGACCCGCGGGTTCATCTCGATGACGACGAGCCGCCCGTCGACCGGGTCGATCGCGAATTGGATGTTGCAGCCACCGGTGTCGACGCCGACTTCGCGCAGAATCGCGATACCGAGGTCGCGCATCGTCTGGTATTCGCGGTCGGTGAGCGTCATCGCGGGCGCCACGGTCACCGAGTCACCGGTGTGCACGCCCATCGGGTCGAAGTTCTCGATGGAGCAGACGACCACCACGTTGTCACGGTGGTCCCGCATCAGTTCGAGTTCGAATTCCTTCCACCCGAAGATCGATTCCTCGATCAGCACGTTGGCCGTCGGCGAGGCGGACAGGCCGTCGCCGGCCATCCGTTCCACGTCCTCGACCGAGTACGCCATGCCGGAGCCGAGCCCACCCATCGTGAACGACGGCCGCACCACGACCGGCAGACCGAGCTCGGCGACGGTGTCCCGGACCTCCTCCATCGTGAAGCAGACCCGTGAGCGCGCGGACTCGCCGCCGACCTTGGCGACGATGTCCTTGAACTTCTGCCGGTCCTCGCCCCGCTGAATGGCCTCGAAGTCCGCACCGATCATCTCGACGCCGTGGCGGTCGAGGGCCCCGTTCTCGTACAGCGCGACCGCCGTATTGAGCGCGGTCTGCCCGCCGAGCGTGGCCAGCAGCGCGTCGATCTTGTTGCCGCGCTCGGCCTGCTGGACGATCACCTTCTCGACGAACGCCGCGGTGATCGGTTCGATGTAGGTGGAGTCGGCGAACTCCGGGTCGGTCATGATCGACGCCGGATTCGAGTTGATGAGCGTCACCCGCAGGCCTTCGGCCTTCAGCACCCGGCACGCCTGGGTGCCCGAGTAGTCGAACTCGGCGGCCTGCCCGATGACGATGGGGCCCGATCCGATGACCAGGACGTGCTCGAGGTCTTCCCGACGCGGCATTAGCGCTCGACCTTCCCTGCCTTGGCTTCGGAGATGAGGTTGACGAATTGGTCGAACAGGTACGCGGCGTCATGGGGTCCCGCCGCCGACTCGGGGTGGTACTGCACCGAGAACGCCCTTCCGTCAACCAGTTTGATGCCCTCGACGACTCCGTCGTTGGCGCAGGTGTGGCTGACGATCGCCCGGCCGAACTGCGTGTCGAACTCCTCGCCGGCCTCCCCTTCGAGGGCGAAGCCGTGATTCTGCGAGGTGATTGCGACCCGTCCGGTCAGGTGGTCGACCACCGGAACGTTGATCCCGCGGTGACCGAAGGCCATCTTGTAGGTCGAACGCCCCAGGGCGCGGCCCAGGATCTGGTTGCCGAAGCAGATGCCGAAGAGGGGTATCCCGGCCTCGAGGACCTTGCGGGTCACCTCGACGACGTGGTCGGCGGTCGCCGGGTCACCGGGACCGTTGGACAGGAACACCCCGTCGGGATCGAGCGCGGCGACGGCGTCGAAGGTGGCGTTCGACGGCACCACGTGGGTCTGAATGCCCCGCTTGGCGAAGTTGCGCGGGGTGTTGGTCTTGATGCCGAGGTCGAGCGCGGCCACCCTGAAGCGTTGTTGCCCTTCGGCTTCCACCACGTAGGTCGTGCCGGTGCTCACCTCGCCTGCGAGGTCCGCACCCAGCATCGACGGCTGACTGCGCACCCGGGCGAGCAGCTCGTCCACCTCGGCCAGGGCGTCGCCCGAGAAGACGCCCGCCTTCATCGACCCCGCACTGCGCAGGTGCCGGACGACGGCGCGGGTGTCGATGCCCGCGATCCCGACGACTCCCTGGCGGACCAGTTCGTCGTCGAGCGTGCCGGTGGCGCGCCAGTTGGAGGCGCGCGGCGAGGGGTCCCGCACGGCGTATCCCGCAACCCAGATCTTGTCGCCGCGGCTCTCGGCGTCCTCGCCGTTCCACCCGGTGTTGCCGATCTGCGGTGCCGTGGCGACCACGATCTGACCGTGGTAGCTCGGGTCGGTCAGCGTCTCCTGGTATCCGGACATGCCGGTCGAGAACACCGCCTCGCCCAAAGTCTGTCCCACGGCGCCGAACTCGGTGCCGGTGAATACCCGACCGTCGTCCAGCACCAGCACTGCCCGACCGGCTTTCCTGCTCATCCGGCGTCCTCCTGTACCCAATTGGCGAGTTCGCGGCGGTCGTCGCCGCGGAACCCCGTGTCGATCTCGGTGCCCGACGGCAGCGTCCAGCGGATCGCCAGAATGCCGTCGTGCGTCACCACCTTGCCCGCGATGGCCCGTTCCGTTCGTATCGCTCTGATGGACTCGTCGGGGATCCAGATCGGGCTGGCGCCCGTGCGCTGCAGCATGATCCCCTCGGGGTACCGCGTCAGCACCGCCTTGCTGCGGAAGCCGAGGTCGCCGACCGCGACCCGATCGAGCCAGGCCGACGAGCCGCGCGCGGCAGGCGACTCGGACTCCTGCCCCGGGCCGCCCTGGGGAAGCGGCTCGGATCGGACGATGGTGCTGCCGACGTAGAGGCCGCGGGTGGCGGGAATCAGTGCGGGCCCGACGGTGTCCGGCATCGGCGGCAGCTTGCCGATCTGCTCCACCTGGCGCTGGGCGCGGCGCAACCAGCCGCGCATCATCTGCCGGATCAGCAGCGCGATGATCACGGCCAGCACGGCGGCCATGATCAGCGAGGTGATCAGCGTTGCATCGTTCATGCGCGATCCCGCTTCGCTTCTCGCTGCCCTTCATCCGCGAGTCCGCTCTTGCCCTCGCGCGCAGTCACCCTGCCGCGCAACAGTGTCAGCGTCACGGTCGCGGGCAGGGTCATGGCCTCGTACGGCGTGTTGTCCGAGCGGCTGGCCAGCGTCCGTCCGGTGACGGTCCACTCGGTGTCGGGGTCCACCACGGTGAGGTTGGCCGGCTCCCCCACCTCGAGCGGACGCCCCTGGTCGGGCAGCCCGACGATCGCGGCGGGCGCCTCGCTCATCACCCGTGCGACGTCGCGCCAGGTGAGCAGACCCGGCTGCACCATCGTCTGGACCACGACCGACAGCGCCGTCTGCAGACCGAGCATGCCGGGCCGGGCGGAGGCGAACTCGCACATCTTCTCGTGTTCGGCGTGCGGCGCGTGGTCGGTGGCCACGCAGTCGATGACGCCGTCGGCGAGTGCCTGACGCAGTGCGATCGCGTCGTCGGCCTCTCGCAGCGGGGGGTTCACCCGGTTGCGGCCGTCGTAGTCGGCGAGGCGCGCGTCGTCGAGCAGCAGGTGATGCGGCGTGACCTCGGCCGTGATCGAAATCCCCTGCTCCTTGGCCCATCTGATGAGTTCGACCGTGCCGACCGTCGACGCGTGGCAGATGTGCACGCGGGCGCCGGCATCGCGGGCCAGCAGCGCGTCGCGCGCGACGATCGACTCCTCGGCCGCACGGGGCCAGCCGGCCAGCCCGAGGCGGGCGGCGTTGGGTCCCTCGTGCGCGACGGCGCCCACGGTGAGCCGCGGCTCCTCGGCGTGCTGGGCGATCAGCACCCCGAGTCCGGTGGCGTACTCCAGCGCCCGCCGCATCACCAGCGGATCGTCGACGCAGACACCGTCGTCGGAGAACATCCGCACCTGGCCGACGCCCGCTGCCATCAGGCCCATCTCGGTGAGTTGCTTGCCCTTCAGCCCGACGGTGACCGCACCGACGGGGTGCACGTCGACCAGGCCCACCTGCTGGCCGCGGTGCCACACGTGGTCGGTGACCACGGCGGTGTCGGCGACGGGATCGGTGTTGGCCATGGCGAATACGGCGGTGTAGCCACCCAGTGCCGCTGCCGCCGAACCGGTTTCGATGTCCTCGGCGTACTCGCGGCCCGGTTCGCGCAGATGGGTGTGCAGGTCGACGAAGCCCGGGAGCAGGACCTGGCCGCGGGCGTCGACGACGTCGGCGTCGTCGGGTGGGGTCAGGCCGGCGCCGACCTCGGCGATCTGACCGTCGGACACCAGCACGTCGACGGGCTCGCCCTCGCCGTAGGGGCGGACCCCGCGGATCAGGATCGGCTGGGACCCGTGCACTCGAGACGTCATGCGCTGACCTCCGCTCCGCTGCCGACCAGGAGGTGGAACAGCACCGCCATCCGAACGTGTACACCGTTGGAAACCTGTTGCAGCACAGCCGACTGCGACGAATCGGCGACCGACGACGCGATCTCCATGCCGCGCAGCATCGGGCCGGGGTGCAGTACGACGACGCCGTCGGCGAGCCGGCCGAGGCGCTTCTCCGACAGCCCGTAGCGCACCGAGTACTCGCGCGCCGAGGGGAAGAAGCCGCCGTTCATCCGTTCGGCCTGCACCCGCAGCATGAGCACCACGTCCGCACCGGGAAGTTCGGCGTCGAGGTCGTGCGACACCGTCACCGGCCACGACGCCACCCCGGTGGGCAGCAGGGTTGGCGGCGCGACGAGGACGACCTCGGCCCCGAGCGTGGCCAGCAGCAGCACGTTGGACCTGGCGACCCGGCTGTGCAGGACGTCGCCGACGATGACGACGCGCTTGCCCTCGACTGCCCCGAGCCGCTGCCGGATCGTCAACGCGTCGAGCAGTGCCTGGGTCGGGTGCTCGTGCATGCCGTCGCCGGCATTGATGATCGAGGGGCCTGAGCCGTCTCGTTCCGCCGTCCAGGCCGCCAACTGCTGGGCCGCACCCGACGCCGGATGCCGGATGATCAGCGCGTCGGCGCCCGCGGCACGCAGGGTCAGCGCGGTGTCGCGCAACGACTCTCCCTTCGAGACCGACGATCCCGACGAACTGACGTTGATCACGTCGGCGCTCATCCACTTTCCCGCGACCTCGAAGGACACCCGGGTCCGCGTGGAGTTCTCGTAGAACATCGTGATGACGGTGCGACCGCGCAGCGTCGGCAGCTTCTTGACCTCGCGGCCGAGCAGGGCCTCGCGGAACCGGTCGGCGTCGTCGAGGATCGCGGTGGCCTCGTCGCGGCCCAGATCGGCCACCGACAGCAGGTGTCGAGTCATCGCTGGGAATCCTTGCTCATCGCGGGGGCCCTCCCGTGTTCGCAATCGTCACGCCGTCGGCGCCGTCCTGTTCGGCGAAGCGCACCTTGACGTTGTCCAGGCGTGACGTCGGCACGTTCTTGCCGACGTAGTCGGCGCGGATGGGCAGTTCGCGGTGGCCGCGGTCGACGAACACCGCCAGCTGCACGATCCGGGGGCGGCCCACGTCGCGCAATGCGTCGAGGGCAGCGCGGACGGTGCGACCGGAGTACAGCACGTCGTCGACGAGGACGACGATCGCGTCGTCGACGCCACCGTCGGGGATGGTCGTCTCGGCGAGCGCACGCGGTGGCTTGGACATCAGGTCGTCGCGGTACAGCGTCACGTCGAGCGCACCGGTCGCCACGTCGACGCCGGAGAAGTCGGAGATGTTGCGGGCCAGCCTGGCGGCGAGGGTGACGCCCCGGGTGGGGATGCCGAGCAGCACGACGCGCGGCGCATCGGGACCGCCGAGTGCGGTCTTCTCGATGATCTGATGCGCGATGCGGGAGATCGTTCGGCTCACGTCCGCCGCGGACATCAGTTCCCGATCGGGACTGGCGTCGGCAGAGCCGGCTGAGGCATTGGGCATGACGTACCCGGACCTCCTTCTCCGCCTCGCTGGACGGATCGTTAAAGGACGTCGAACTGCGCCGAACCATACCACCGGCGCGGTGGACCCGATTCGACGGCCTACGCTGAAACGCGATGAATCTCGACGGGAACCAGGCATCCATTCAGGAGGTCATCGACGCCGGGCTGCTGGCCGGCGCCGTGACGCTCGTCTGGCAGGGCGGCCGCGTGCTGCAGGTCAACGAACTCGGCCACCGCGACGTCGCCGCACGCGTCCCGATGCATCGGGACACGGTGTTCCGCATCGCGTCGATGAGCAAGCCGGTGACCGTCGCCGCGGCCATGACGCTGGTCGAGGAGGGCCGGTTCGCCTTGACCGACCCCGTGACGCCCTGGCTGCCCGAACTCGCCGACCTCCGGGTGATGGCGGATCCGGCCGGGCCGCTCGACAAGACCGTGCCGGTGCGCCGCCCCATCACGTTCGACGACTTGATGACACATCGCAGCGGTCTGGCGTACGCGTTCTCGGTGGGAGCGCCGCTGAATCGGGCCTACGGCAAGCTGATGTTCCGTCAGGACCAGGACCGCTGGCTGGCCGAACTGGTGAAGCTGCCGTTGGCCCACCAGCCCGGTGACCGCCTGACCTACAGCCACGCGACCGACGTCCTCGGAATTGCGCTGTCGCGCATCGAGGGCAAGCCGCTCTCCGAGGTGCTGGCCGAGCGGATCTTCGAACCGCTCGGGATGACCGACACCGGGTTCTCCGTCACCCGCGAGGGCCGCAGCCGGGCGGCGACGATGTACAAGCTCGAGGAGTCCGGCTCCGGTGGGCTCACGTTGCGCGACGACGCGATGGGACCGGCACCGTTGACGCCGCCACCGTTCTGCGCTGGCGGAGCAGGGCTCTGGTCGACGGCCGACGACTACCTGGCGTTCGCCCGGATGCTGCTGCACGGCGGCACCGTCGACGGAGTGCGGGTGCTGTCCGAGGACTCGGTCACCGCGATGCGCACCAACCGGCTGACCGACGAGCAGAAGCGGATCCCGTTCCTGGGCATGCCGTTCTGGCGCGGGCGCGGTTTCGGGCTGAACCTGTCGGTGGTGACCGATCCCGCCCAGTCGCGTCAGCTCTATGGCCCCGGCGGCCTCGGTACGTTCAGCTGGCCTGGGGCGTTCGGCACTTGGTGGCAGGCCGATCCGTCGGTCGACCGCATCATGATCTACCTGATCCAGAACCTGCCCGACCTCAGCCCCGACAGTGCTGCCGCAGCGGTCGCGGGCAACACGTCCATGCTGAAACTTCAGGCAGCGCAACCCAAGTTCGTCCGC from Mycolicibacterium arabiense includes the following:
- the pyrR gene encoding bifunctional pyr operon transcriptional regulator/uracil phosphoribosyltransferase PyrR; this encodes MPNASAGSADASPDRELMSAADVSRTISRIAHQIIEKTALGGPDAPRVVLLGIPTRGVTLAARLARNISDFSGVDVATGALDVTLYRDDLMSKPPRALAETTIPDGGVDDAIVVLVDDVLYSGRTVRAALDALRDVGRPRIVQLAVFVDRGHRELPIRADYVGKNVPTSRLDNVKVRFAEQDGADGVTIANTGGPPR
- a CDS encoding serine hydrolase domain-containing protein; the protein is MNLDGNQASIQEVIDAGLLAGAVTLVWQGGRVLQVNELGHRDVAARVPMHRDTVFRIASMSKPVTVAAAMTLVEEGRFALTDPVTPWLPELADLRVMADPAGPLDKTVPVRRPITFDDLMTHRSGLAYAFSVGAPLNRAYGKLMFRQDQDRWLAELVKLPLAHQPGDRLTYSHATDVLGIALSRIEGKPLSEVLAERIFEPLGMTDTGFSVTREGRSRAATMYKLEESGSGGLTLRDDAMGPAPLTPPPFCAGGAGLWSTADDYLAFARMLLHGGTVDGVRVLSEDSVTAMRTNRLTDEQKRIPFLGMPFWRGRGFGLNLSVVTDPAQSRQLYGPGGLGTFSWPGAFGTWWQADPSVDRIMIYLIQNLPDLSPDSAAAAVAGNTSMLKLQAAQPKFVRHTYQALED